In Nonomuraea sp. NBC_00507, the following are encoded in one genomic region:
- a CDS encoding ABC transporter ATP-binding protein, with protein sequence MTAVVQAEGLTKYYGKRRGLEDLTLEIQPGEIFGYLGPNGAGKTTTIRLLLDVIRPTRGLVRVLGADPREPAIRSRIGYLPGELALEGRDRARDYLRFLGRVRGGVPHARIDALAERFDADLSVPMRKLSKGNKQKVGLIQAFMHEPEFLILDEPTGGLDPLVQQEFLALVREVRTSGRTVLMSSHVLAEVESVSDRVGIVRDGRLVAVENVTALREKAVRRVELHFESPVPRAAFEDLPGVRDLRVEGASVSCTIDGRPDALIKAAARFTVVHLVSAEPDLEEIFLTYYSDEERHHDRQESA encoded by the coding sequence ATGACAGCAGTGGTGCAGGCCGAAGGGCTGACCAAGTACTACGGGAAACGCCGGGGCCTGGAGGATCTCACGCTCGAGATCCAGCCGGGCGAGATCTTCGGCTACCTCGGGCCGAACGGCGCCGGCAAGACCACGACGATCAGGCTCCTGCTCGACGTGATCAGGCCCACCCGGGGCCTGGTACGGGTGCTCGGCGCCGACCCGCGCGAGCCCGCGATCCGCTCCAGGATCGGCTACCTGCCGGGCGAGCTGGCCCTGGAGGGCCGCGACCGGGCCAGGGACTACCTGCGCTTTCTCGGCCGGGTACGCGGCGGCGTGCCGCACGCCCGCATCGACGCGCTGGCCGAGCGGTTCGACGCCGACCTGTCCGTGCCGATGCGCAAGCTCTCCAAGGGCAACAAGCAGAAGGTCGGGCTGATCCAGGCGTTCATGCACGAGCCCGAGTTCCTCATCCTCGACGAGCCGACCGGCGGTCTGGACCCGCTGGTGCAGCAGGAGTTCCTGGCCCTGGTACGAGAGGTGCGCACCTCGGGCCGCACCGTGCTCATGTCCTCGCACGTGCTGGCCGAGGTGGAGAGCGTCTCCGACCGGGTCGGCATCGTCCGCGACGGCCGCCTCGTGGCCGTGGAGAACGTCACGGCGCTGCGCGAGAAGGCGGTGCGCCGCGTCGAGCTGCACTTCGAGTCGCCCGTGCCGCGCGCCGCCTTCGAGGACCTGCCGGGCGTGCGGGACCTGCGGGTGGAGGGCGCGAGCGTGAGCTGCACGATCGACGGCCGCCCCGACGCCCTGATCAAGGCGGCCGCCCGGTTCACCGTGGTGCACCTGGTCAGCGCGGAGCCGGACCTGGAGGAGATCTTCCTCACCTACTACAGCGACGAGGAGCGGCACCATGATCGCCAAGAGTCTGCGTGA
- a CDS encoding PucR family transcriptional regulator: MAISEMPADLLGGHRQVLADCAATGRSPDRAALDACRAAGTRAAELGISLRALVDAALAAAEGLPAVLPAVLPALRRSVSALMEGYEQAQLAAIRGEEAARRQFVDDLLQGRAERLAERAEHFGLRLAESYVVAVARGMRDGDEERIERDLIARFGSHNVLVAVRDGLLVCVTPATLPAAVGEFTHHVRTRFPAGWRVGVGRAHRGPGGVVTSFREAADALGLADGLGLRADVVKAADLLVFPVLLRDRSAIEDLVTSVLSPLLEARGGHQPLLETLEAIFASQGNQTAAARRLGLSTRAVTYRLERIRRLTGFSPDDPTQRFTLETAVLGARLLGWPNGFSR; this comes from the coding sequence ATGGCGATCTCCGAGATGCCCGCCGACCTGCTCGGCGGGCATCGCCAAGTACTGGCCGACTGCGCCGCGACCGGCCGGTCACCGGACCGAGCGGCGCTCGACGCCTGCCGCGCCGCCGGCACGCGCGCCGCCGAGCTGGGGATATCGCTGCGGGCGCTGGTGGACGCCGCGCTCGCCGCCGCCGAGGGCCTGCCTGCGGTGCTGCCTGCGGTGCTGCCCGCGTTACGGCGATCGGTCTCGGCGCTGATGGAGGGGTACGAGCAGGCGCAGCTCGCGGCCATCCGCGGCGAGGAGGCGGCACGCAGGCAGTTCGTGGACGACCTGCTCCAAGGGCGGGCCGAGCGGCTGGCCGAGCGGGCCGAGCACTTCGGGCTGCGGCTGGCCGAGTCGTACGTGGTCGCCGTGGCCCGCGGCATGCGCGACGGCGACGAGGAACGCATCGAGCGTGACCTGATCGCCCGCTTCGGCTCGCACAACGTGCTGGTCGCCGTGCGCGACGGGCTGCTGGTGTGCGTGACGCCCGCGACGTTGCCGGCCGCCGTGGGGGAGTTCACCCACCACGTACGCACCCGCTTCCCTGCCGGGTGGCGGGTCGGCGTCGGCCGGGCGCACCGGGGGCCCGGCGGCGTGGTGACCTCCTTCAGGGAGGCGGCCGACGCCCTGGGGCTGGCGGACGGGCTGGGCCTGCGCGCGGACGTGGTCAAGGCCGCCGACCTGCTGGTGTTCCCCGTGCTGCTGAGGGACAGGAGCGCCATCGAAGACCTGGTCACCAGCGTGCTGAGCCCGCTGCTCGAGGCGCGCGGCGGGCACCAGCCGCTGCTGGAGACGCTGGAGGCGATCTTCGCCTCGCAGGGTAATCAGACGGCCGCCGCGCGGCGGCTGGGGCTCAGCACGCGGGCGGTGACGTACCGGCTGGAACGCATCCGCCGCCTGACCGGCTTCTCACCCGACGACCCCACGCAGCGTTTCACCCTGGAGACCGCGGTGCTCGGCGCTCGCCTGCTGGGCTGGCCCAACGGGTTCAGTCGCTGA
- a CDS encoding cobyric acid synthase: MVTGGLLVAGTTSDAGKSVVTAGICRWLARQGVRVAPFKAQNMSLNSYVTAEGAEIGRAQAMQAQAAGLEPVADMNPILLKPGSDRRSQVVLMGRPVADVDATEYGTLRDLLRTAALEALGRLREQYDVVVCEGAGSPAEINLRRGDIANMGLARAAGLPVVVVGDIDRGGVFAAFYGTVGLLDAEDQSHISGFVINKFRGAKELLEPGLDMLRQLTGRPVYGVLPWLDGLWLDVEDSLALDGRRVAARAPHGRQTLRVAVVRLPRISNFTDLDALAAEPGVVVRFVSEPAELDDADLVVLPGSRATVDDLAWLRARGLAAAIIGRKGPVLGICGGFQMLGREIVDHVESGAGTVEGLGLLPVRVAFEGEKRLGRPEGSAYGHPVRAYEIHHGRATVEGGEPFLDGCRAGDVWGTTWHGAMENDAFRHAFLADVAERAGRDFVPAPGTDFAALREERLDALGDLVERHLDTEALLRLIQHGPPEVPFLPPGAVGR; the protein is encoded by the coding sequence ATGGTCACCGGGGGATTGCTGGTCGCGGGCACCACGTCGGACGCGGGCAAGAGCGTGGTCACCGCCGGCATCTGCCGCTGGCTGGCCCGCCAGGGCGTGCGCGTCGCGCCCTTCAAGGCCCAGAACATGTCGCTCAACTCCTACGTCACCGCGGAGGGCGCCGAGATCGGCCGGGCCCAGGCGATGCAGGCGCAGGCCGCGGGCCTGGAGCCCGTGGCGGACATGAATCCGATCCTGCTCAAGCCCGGCAGCGACCGCCGCAGCCAGGTCGTCCTCATGGGCCGGCCCGTCGCGGACGTGGACGCGACGGAATACGGCACGCTCAGGGACCTGCTGCGGACCGCGGCGCTGGAGGCGCTCGGCCGGCTGCGCGAGCAGTACGACGTGGTGGTGTGCGAGGGCGCCGGCAGCCCGGCCGAGATCAACCTGCGCCGCGGTGACATCGCCAACATGGGCCTGGCCAGGGCCGCCGGCCTGCCGGTCGTCGTGGTCGGCGACATCGACAGGGGAGGGGTGTTCGCCGCCTTCTACGGCACGGTGGGCCTCCTCGACGCCGAGGACCAATCCCACATTTCCGGTTTTGTCATCAACAAGTTCCGCGGTGCCAAGGAGCTGCTGGAGCCGGGGCTCGACATGCTCAGGCAACTGACCGGGCGCCCGGTATACGGCGTGCTGCCCTGGCTCGACGGGCTCTGGCTGGACGTCGAGGACTCCCTGGCCCTGGACGGCCGCCGGGTCGCCGCCCGCGCCCCGCACGGCAGGCAGACGCTGCGGGTGGCGGTGGTGCGGCTGCCGCGGATCTCCAACTTCACCGACCTGGACGCGCTGGCCGCCGAGCCCGGCGTCGTGGTGCGCTTCGTGAGCGAGCCCGCCGAGCTGGACGACGCCGACCTGGTGGTGCTGCCCGGGTCGCGGGCCACGGTGGACGACCTGGCCTGGCTGCGGGCGCGGGGGCTGGCTGCGGCGATCATCGGCAGGAAGGGGCCCGTGCTCGGGATCTGCGGCGGGTTCCAGATGCTCGGGCGCGAGATCGTCGACCACGTCGAGTCGGGCGCCGGCACGGTCGAAGGACTCGGCCTGCTGCCCGTACGGGTCGCGTTCGAGGGGGAGAAACGGCTCGGCCGTCCGGAGGGCAGCGCCTACGGGCACCCGGTGCGCGCGTACGAGATCCACCACGGCCGGGCCACGGTGGAAGGCGGCGAGCCGTTCCTCGACGGCTGCCGGGCCGGCGACGTCTGGGGGACCACGTGGCACGGCGCCATGGAGAACGACGCGTTCCGCCACGCGTTCCTGGCCGACGTGGCCGAGCGGGCCGGGCGCGACTTCGTCCCGGCTCCCGGGACGGACTTCGCCGCGCTCAGGGAGGAGCGGCTGGACGCGCTCGGCGACCTCGTGGAGCGGCACCTCGACACGGAGGCGCTGCTCCGCCTCATCCAGCACGGCCCGCCTGAGGTCCCTTTTCTCCCACCGGGAGCCGTTGGGCGCTGA
- a CDS encoding patatin-like phospholipase family protein, producing the protein METAFVLGGGGVLGAHEVGMLQALDEAGIRPDLVVGTSVGALNGAVIAAAPTEAVARLTGLWRSDIVRTAFAGSWVARLSTLARTGTHLHPMGPLRDVLSETVRVSRIEDLEVPFQCVAASVERAAAHWFTSGPLVEAVLASCAVPGLLPPVVIGGEHFYDGGLVHSIPVGRAVHLGAKRVYVLHVGRIERPLSPPRRFWEVGLVAFEIARRHRFAEDMASLPPGVEVHVLPAGVTEPLSPLRYRDLSQLSACIERAYEASSRYLADGGG; encoded by the coding sequence GTGGAGACCGCGTTCGTGCTCGGTGGCGGCGGCGTGCTCGGCGCGCACGAGGTGGGCATGCTGCAGGCGCTCGACGAGGCGGGCATCAGGCCCGACCTCGTGGTGGGCACGTCGGTCGGCGCGCTCAACGGAGCGGTGATCGCCGCCGCTCCAACCGAGGCCGTCGCCAGGCTGACGGGTTTGTGGCGTTCCGACATCGTCCGTACGGCTTTCGCCGGGTCGTGGGTGGCCCGGCTGTCGACGCTGGCCAGGACCGGCACCCACCTGCACCCGATGGGGCCGCTCAGGGACGTCCTGAGCGAGACGGTGCGGGTGTCGCGGATCGAGGACCTGGAGGTGCCGTTCCAGTGCGTGGCGGCGTCGGTGGAGCGGGCGGCGGCGCACTGGTTCACCAGCGGGCCGCTGGTGGAGGCGGTGCTGGCGTCGTGCGCGGTGCCCGGCCTGCTGCCGCCGGTCGTGATCGGCGGCGAGCACTTCTACGACGGCGGGCTGGTGCACAGCATTCCTGTCGGGCGGGCCGTGCACCTCGGGGCCAAGCGCGTGTACGTGTTGCACGTCGGCCGGATCGAGCGGCCGCTGTCGCCGCCCCGGCGGTTCTGGGAGGTGGGGCTGGTGGCGTTCGAGATCGCGCGGCGGCACCGCTTCGCCGAGGACATGGCGAGCCTGCCGCCCGGGGTGGAGGTGCACGTGCTGCCCGCCGGGGTGACCGAGCCGCTCTCGCCGCTGCGCTACCGGGACCTGTCGCAGCTGTCGGCCTGCATCGAGCGGGCTTACGAAGCGTCTTCCCGCTACCTGGCCGACGGAGGAGGATGA
- a CDS encoding LysE family translocator: protein MDIAGSVWSFAAVVALLTITPGLDTALILRTSLVAGRRPAWGVTLGIQLGTLLWGLLTAAGLSALLAASQPAYTALRWAGAAYLVWMGLRMVLTRHDAQELPEQPQEVGFGKGFGRGLMTNLLNPKVGAFYVAMLPQFIPDEAPHAVMGLLLAGVHVAEGLVWSAALIGFASLMSGFLRSPGVRRFLDRLTGVVIVGFGVRLAVSD, encoded by the coding sequence ATGGACATCGCGGGATCTGTCTGGTCGTTCGCCGCCGTGGTGGCTCTGCTGACCATCACCCCGGGCCTGGACACGGCCCTGATCCTGCGGACGTCGTTGGTGGCCGGGAGGCGGCCGGCCTGGGGGGTGACGCTGGGCATCCAGCTCGGCACGCTCCTCTGGGGCCTGCTGACCGCGGCGGGGCTGTCGGCGCTGCTGGCGGCCTCGCAGCCGGCGTACACCGCGCTGCGCTGGGCGGGGGCGGCTTACCTGGTGTGGATGGGGCTGCGCATGGTCCTGACCAGGCACGACGCCCAGGAGTTGCCCGAGCAACCGCAGGAGGTCGGGTTCGGGAAGGGATTCGGGCGCGGGCTCATGACGAACCTGCTCAACCCCAAGGTCGGGGCGTTCTACGTGGCCATGTTGCCGCAGTTCATCCCGGACGAGGCGCCGCACGCCGTCATGGGGTTGCTGCTGGCGGGCGTGCACGTGGCCGAGGGGCTGGTGTGGAGCGCGGCGCTGATCGGGTTCGCGTCGCTGATGAGCGGGTTCCTAAGGTCCCCGGGGGTGCGGCGGTTCCTGGACCGGCTGACGGGGGTCGTGATCGTCGGGTTCGGCGTGCGGCTGGCCGTCAGCGACTGA
- a CDS encoding 1-acyl-sn-glycerol-3-phosphate acyltransferase — MLPPRILRRLVLAPLVIVVTVFMLVTLPFWLVVTAAASLRLPPPQRRGLRFVWFGVAWLTLESAVLIACLWLWAAGGARRQERHYELIRWFLSKVYAAAVRIFRLTLDVQEPELTEEEQAARLTRPVIVLSRHAGPGDSFLLIYHLLALYRRRPRIVMKAALQYDPSLDVVINRLPNAFVPRKSGQQGVVEEIRRLAATMGDQDALVIFPEGGNFTPRRHRLAIRRLEEKGLAEEAERARGMDHLLPPRPNGAIAAIDACPSADVVFVAHTGLDDLVTLGDVWRKLPFSAHITAKWWRVPAAQVPRTREERVRWLYDHWEQIDAWISAQRLPVGEKGPQAGRAG, encoded by the coding sequence TTGCTCCCACCGCGCATCCTGCGCCGGCTCGTGCTGGCTCCGCTGGTCATCGTGGTGACCGTGTTCATGCTGGTCACCCTGCCGTTCTGGCTGGTCGTCACGGCCGCCGCCTCGCTTCGCCTGCCGCCGCCGCAACGCAGGGGGCTCAGGTTCGTGTGGTTCGGGGTGGCGTGGCTGACGCTGGAGTCGGCGGTGCTGATCGCCTGCCTGTGGTTGTGGGCCGCGGGCGGCGCCCGCCGCCAGGAGCGGCACTACGAACTGATCAGGTGGTTCCTGTCCAAGGTGTACGCGGCCGCGGTGCGGATCTTCCGGCTGACCCTGGACGTCCAGGAGCCGGAGCTGACCGAGGAGGAGCAGGCCGCCCGGCTGACGCGGCCGGTCATCGTGTTGTCCCGGCACGCCGGCCCCGGCGACTCCTTCTTGCTGATTTATCACCTCTTGGCGCTCTACCGGCGGCGCCCCCGCATCGTCATGAAGGCCGCCCTCCAGTACGACCCCTCGCTTGACGTAGTGATCAACCGCCTGCCGAACGCGTTCGTGCCCCGCAAGTCCGGGCAGCAGGGCGTCGTCGAGGAGATCCGGCGGCTGGCCGCGACGATGGGCGACCAGGACGCGCTGGTGATCTTCCCGGAAGGCGGCAACTTCACCCCGCGCCGCCACCGGCTGGCGATCAGGCGGCTGGAGGAGAAGGGGCTGGCCGAGGAGGCTGAGCGGGCCCGCGGCATGGACCACCTGCTGCCGCCCCGCCCGAACGGCGCCATCGCCGCCATCGACGCCTGCCCGTCGGCGGACGTCGTGTTCGTCGCGCACACCGGACTCGACGACCTGGTCACGCTGGGGGACGTCTGGCGCAAGCTGCCCTTCAGCGCGCACATCACCGCCAAATGGTGGCGGGTGCCCGCCGCCCAGGTGCCGCGCACGCGCGAGGAGCGCGTTCGCTGGTTGTACGACCACTGGGAGCAGATCGACGCCTGGATCAGCGCCCAACGGCTCCCGGTGGGAGAAAAGGGACCTCAGGCGGGCCGTGCTGGATGA
- a CDS encoding quinone oxidoreductase family protein, producing MHAIIVSAPGGPEVLEYAERPDPVPGDGEVVVDVAASGVNFIDIYHRSGAYPLPLPTTIGSEGAGTVSAVGPGVRDVAVGDTVAWASVLGSYTEKAVVPADRVVPVPDGVPAEVAAAAMLQGLTAHYLTHSTYVVKEGDQVLIHAGAGGMGQLLIQLAKLKGAQVSTTVSSSEKEKLAREAGADEVLRYDSFAEALRGSINVVYDGVGATTFDGGLEALRPRGLMALYGAASGPVPPVDPQTLNKQGSLFLTRPTLAHYIAERAELLQRASDLFGWIASGQLTINVSHRYALADARQAHDDLAARRTTGKLLLIP from the coding sequence ATGCATGCCATCATCGTCTCCGCCCCCGGCGGCCCAGAGGTTCTCGAATACGCCGAACGTCCCGATCCGGTCCCCGGTGACGGCGAGGTCGTCGTGGACGTCGCCGCCAGCGGCGTCAACTTCATCGACATCTACCACCGTTCGGGCGCCTACCCGCTCCCCCTCCCCACCACGATCGGCTCCGAGGGCGCGGGGACCGTGTCGGCCGTCGGGCCGGGGGTGCGGGACGTGGCCGTGGGCGACACCGTGGCCTGGGCCAGTGTGCTGGGCAGCTACACCGAGAAGGCCGTGGTCCCGGCCGATCGGGTGGTGCCGGTGCCGGACGGGGTGCCCGCCGAGGTGGCGGCCGCGGCGATGTTGCAGGGCCTGACCGCCCATTACCTGACGCACTCCACGTACGTGGTCAAGGAGGGCGACCAGGTCCTCATCCACGCGGGCGCGGGCGGCATGGGGCAACTGCTGATCCAGCTCGCCAAGCTCAAGGGCGCCCAGGTCTCCACGACGGTCTCCTCCAGCGAGAAGGAGAAACTCGCCCGCGAGGCCGGCGCGGACGAGGTGCTGCGGTACGACAGCTTCGCCGAGGCGCTGCGCGGCTCGATCAACGTCGTGTACGACGGCGTCGGCGCGACCACGTTCGACGGCGGGCTGGAGGCGCTGCGTCCGCGCGGCCTCATGGCCCTGTACGGCGCGGCCAGCGGCCCGGTGCCGCCGGTGGATCCGCAGACGCTCAACAAGCAGGGCTCGCTCTTCCTGACGAGGCCCACGCTCGCGCATTACATCGCCGAGCGCGCGGAGTTGCTCCAGCGCGCGTCCGACCTGTTCGGCTGGATCGCGTCCGGGCAGCTCACGATCAACGTCTCGCACCGCTACGCGCTGGCCGACGCGCGGCAGGCGCACGACGATCTGGCGGCCCGCCGTACCACCGGAAAGCTGCTTCTCATACCCTGA
- a CDS encoding ABC transporter permease subunit translates to MIAKSLRDYRRALIWWTIGISAFLTVYLSIYENVRQDPATFNAQAMAKFPGALRDLMGGLSDLSVGAGYLQSVVYQLFVPTLFIVCATLLANRAIAQPEETGTLELVVTLPVDRKRLVLERFAALVVALLAVAVVTLAVVWAVGESVQLGVPFDRLLAAHTGVFLLGLFSGTVALTVGAATGRKVFASAVVGVWIVAGYMVITVGRSVDAISWLKWVSPFHYYADGRPLFEGLPVGDYLVLAGATAVLALTAVLAFDRRDVGV, encoded by the coding sequence ATGATCGCCAAGAGTCTGCGTGACTACCGGCGGGCGCTCATCTGGTGGACGATCGGCATCAGCGCGTTCCTGACCGTCTACCTGAGCATTTACGAGAACGTCCGGCAGGACCCCGCGACGTTCAACGCCCAGGCCATGGCCAAGTTCCCGGGCGCGCTGCGCGACCTCATGGGCGGTTTGAGCGACCTGAGCGTCGGCGCCGGATACCTGCAGTCGGTCGTCTACCAGCTGTTCGTGCCGACGTTGTTCATCGTATGCGCGACGTTGCTGGCCAACCGGGCGATCGCGCAACCGGAGGAGACCGGCACGCTGGAACTGGTCGTGACCTTGCCGGTGGACCGCAAGCGGCTGGTGCTGGAGCGGTTCGCCGCGCTGGTCGTGGCCCTGCTGGCGGTGGCCGTGGTGACGCTGGCCGTGGTGTGGGCGGTGGGCGAGTCCGTCCAGCTCGGGGTGCCGTTCGACCGTCTCCTGGCCGCGCACACCGGGGTGTTCCTGCTCGGGCTGTTCTCCGGCACCGTGGCGCTGACCGTCGGCGCCGCCACCGGGCGCAAGGTGTTCGCCTCGGCCGTGGTCGGCGTATGGATCGTGGCCGGCTACATGGTCATCACCGTGGGCCGGTCCGTGGACGCGATCTCCTGGCTGAAGTGGGTCTCGCCGTTCCACTACTACGCCGACGGCCGCCCGCTCTTTGAGGGTCTGCCGGTCGGCGACTACCTTGTGCTGGCGGGCGCGACGGCCGTGCTCGCGCTGACCGCGGTCCTCGCCTTCGACAGGCGCGACGTAGGGGTGTGA